From Hyla sarda isolate aHylSar1 chromosome 5, aHylSar1.hap1, whole genome shotgun sequence, a single genomic window includes:
- the ABITRAM gene encoding protein Abitram isoform X2, whose amino-acid sequence MKAKLLVVNWSIRGIKGKTTLAISDLYMAEAPQQFPSVVDRYFTRWYKSDVKGQLNEDYCILQHSNRICVITLAECHPVLQSGKNVSSINYQISANCSRLQNKVSGKSKRGAQFLTEFAPLCRITCCDGDEYTIYSCIRGRLLEVNENILHNPKLLKEKPATEGYIAVVLPKFEESKTVTEGLLSQKQYKEVLLKRSSAPDPQQDL is encoded by the exons ATGAAGGCAAAACTGCTTGTTGTAAATTGGAGCATCAGAG gcATCAAGGGTAAAACAACTTTGGCTATCAGTGATCTTTATATGGCTGAAGCACCTCAGCAGTTCCCTTCCGTGGTTGATCGTTATTTTACGCGATGGTACAAATCAG ATGTAAAGGGGCAGCTTAATGAAGATTACTGCATACTTCAACATTCAAACAG AATATGTGTCATTACGCTTGCAGAATGCCACCCAGTTCTTCAAAGTGGCAAAAATGTTTCTAGTATTAATTACCAAATTAGTGCCAACTGCAGCAGACTACAGAACAAAGTATCAGGAAAGTCTAAAAGG GGGGCACAATTCCTGACAGAGTTCGCACCTTTGTGTAGGATAACCTGCTGTGACGGTGATGAATATACCATTTACAG TTGCATTAGAGGCCGGTTACTGGAAGTAAATGAAAATATTCTTCACAATCCTAAACTGCTAAAAGAAAAG CCAGCAACAGAAGGATACATTGCAGTTGTTCTGCCAAAATTTGAAGAGAGCAAAACTGTGACAGAAGGACTTCTTTCCCAAAAGCAATATAAAGAAGTCCTCTTGAAGCGTTCATCTGCCCCAGATCCACAGCAGGATTTATAA
- the ABITRAM gene encoding protein Abitram isoform X1 yields the protein MKAKLLVVNWSIRGVHVTECIKGKTTLAISDLYMAEAPQQFPSVVDRYFTRWYKSDVKGQLNEDYCILQHSNRICVITLAECHPVLQSGKNVSSINYQISANCSRLQNKVSGKSKRGAQFLTEFAPLCRITCCDGDEYTIYSCIRGRLLEVNENILHNPKLLKEKPATEGYIAVVLPKFEESKTVTEGLLSQKQYKEVLLKRSSAPDPQQDL from the exons ATGAAGGCAAAACTGCTTGTTGTAAATTGGAGCATCAGAGGTGTGCACGTTACAGAAT gcATCAAGGGTAAAACAACTTTGGCTATCAGTGATCTTTATATGGCTGAAGCACCTCAGCAGTTCCCTTCCGTGGTTGATCGTTATTTTACGCGATGGTACAAATCAG ATGTAAAGGGGCAGCTTAATGAAGATTACTGCATACTTCAACATTCAAACAG AATATGTGTCATTACGCTTGCAGAATGCCACCCAGTTCTTCAAAGTGGCAAAAATGTTTCTAGTATTAATTACCAAATTAGTGCCAACTGCAGCAGACTACAGAACAAAGTATCAGGAAAGTCTAAAAGG GGGGCACAATTCCTGACAGAGTTCGCACCTTTGTGTAGGATAACCTGCTGTGACGGTGATGAATATACCATTTACAG TTGCATTAGAGGCCGGTTACTGGAAGTAAATGAAAATATTCTTCACAATCCTAAACTGCTAAAAGAAAAG CCAGCAACAGAAGGATACATTGCAGTTGTTCTGCCAAAATTTGAAGAGAGCAAAACTGTGACAGAAGGACTTCTTTCCCAAAAGCAATATAAAGAAGTCCTCTTGAAGCGTTCATCTGCCCCAGATCCACAGCAGGATTTATAA
- the ABITRAM gene encoding protein Abitram isoform X3, producing MAEAPQQFPSVVDRYFTRWYKSDVKGQLNEDYCILQHSNRICVITLAECHPVLQSGKNVSSINYQISANCSRLQNKVSGKSKRGAQFLTEFAPLCRITCCDGDEYTIYSCIRGRLLEVNENILHNPKLLKEKPATEGYIAVVLPKFEESKTVTEGLLSQKQYKEVLLKRSSAPDPQQDL from the exons ATGGCTGAAGCACCTCAGCAGTTCCCTTCCGTGGTTGATCGTTATTTTACGCGATGGTACAAATCAG ATGTAAAGGGGCAGCTTAATGAAGATTACTGCATACTTCAACATTCAAACAG AATATGTGTCATTACGCTTGCAGAATGCCACCCAGTTCTTCAAAGTGGCAAAAATGTTTCTAGTATTAATTACCAAATTAGTGCCAACTGCAGCAGACTACAGAACAAAGTATCAGGAAAGTCTAAAAGG GGGGCACAATTCCTGACAGAGTTCGCACCTTTGTGTAGGATAACCTGCTGTGACGGTGATGAATATACCATTTACAG TTGCATTAGAGGCCGGTTACTGGAAGTAAATGAAAATATTCTTCACAATCCTAAACTGCTAAAAGAAAAG CCAGCAACAGAAGGATACATTGCAGTTGTTCTGCCAAAATTTGAAGAGAGCAAAACTGTGACAGAAGGACTTCTTTCCCAAAAGCAATATAAAGAAGTCCTCTTGAAGCGTTCATCTGCCCCAGATCCACAGCAGGATTTATAA